Within the Chryseobacterium geocarposphaerae genome, the region ATGAGTAATAAATACCTGTGTAAACGATATTACATACGAATGCAAAGATTACTGTGTTTGTGTGCAACATTCTGATTCTACCAAATCCGAACGCACCATGAGTGTTTATTAACCCTTGAATGTTCCCCGATGCCAAACTTTTAATTGTTGTATCATCTGTTCCGAATAAAAATTCGGGAAGTTCAGGGTAGAAAAGCATTAATGCTGCCGTAAGCCCGAACGTGAATCCAATAAGACCAAATACTATGGTCGCGTAGAGGAATGCACGGACAATGCTATTGTCATAACTAAACTTTTGTGTCTCCATATCAACTATTCACTTTTTTCTTCAATTTTATTATTTTCCTATTTCTTTTTTGTCTGTTTCTTTGTTGCCAATTTCTTCCTCTTTGACTTCATCATCAAAAAGAATTCTGACAGCAGGAGATTCATCATCTTCAAACTGCCCTTTTTTGGCATACACTATAAATACGACCAAGAAAATCGCAGCTAAAGAAACACTGCATAGGATCATTAAATATAGAATATCCATTTGACAACAAAATTAACCTATTTTCGGGGTTCAAATTTAGTGAAAAATAATGACATTCATCACGAAATACGGGTTTTGGTTAATTTAAAATCAGTCTAAATAAGCCTCTTTTACGCCTGTTTTTTGAAATATTTTCTTCCTAAAATCCAGGTCGAAAGTGTGGTAAACGAAACCACGGTGATAGAACTTGCAGGCATAATCAATGCAGCAAAAAGCGGATGCATATGTCCTGTAACTGCGTAACTTAAACCGATAACATTATAAAGAAAACTGATTATAAATGTCATTTTCACAATGGTGATCGAGCCTTTGCATACATTTAGGTATTTGTCTAAAGTAACCACTTTTTCACCATTCATGATCACATCGGAAGATGGAGTAAAGCTGTTGGTGTCGTCAGCAATGGCAATTCCTACATTACTTTGTTTTAATGCTCCTGCATCATTCAGTCCGTCTCCTAACATCGCTACTTTTAGGTTTTTATCCTGTAAGGTTTTGATATAATTCAGTTTGTCTTCAGGGTTTTGGTTAAATGCCATTCCCTGATAATTAGGAATCAGTTGTTTAAGCTGACTCTCTTCAAAAGAATTGTCACCACTTAAGATAAAGATTTTATAGCCTGTAAGCTTTTTGAATAGATTAGCAAGTCCCGGTCGGTATTCGTTTTTGAAGATAAACTTCCCTAAGAATTCATCATTTTTACTGATATAAACGGCAGTCTCTAAATTTTTAGATTCCTGATTGTTATAGCTTGCTGAACCGATTTTATAGATATTTCCTCTTACGTTCGCTTCATATCCTTTCCCGGAAATTTCCATGAAATTTTCAACAGGGAAATAGTCATCATTAATTTCAATAAACTCATATAAAGACTTTGAAAGCGGATGGTTAGAGTTTTTTAATAGAGTTTTAATGTTTTGTAAATCAAAATCTTGAATCTCAGAACCTTCATATTTGATATTCGATTTTTTTCTGTGGGTAATGGTTCCTGTTTTATCAAAAACAATCGTGTCCAGTTTTGCGATTTTTTCTATGGTTAAGGTATCTTTTACATAGAATTTATTTCGACCTAAAATCCTCATAATGTGTCCGAAAGTGAACGGGGCGGATAGGGCAAGTGCACATGGGCATGCGATAATCAGAATGGCAGAAATTACCTGGAACATTTTTTCCAAATCAACAGTTGCCCAGTAAATTCCTGAGAGTAATGCGATTCCTAAAATGATGAATGTAAAATATTTACTGATGTTGTTGGTTAATGTATCAAGACCTGTCTCGTGCTTTTTAAAAGCTTCTTTATTCCACAATTGGGTCAGGTAGCTTTGATCGACATTTTTTATGACTTCCAGTTCCAGAGAGGATCCAATCTGTTTTCCTCCGGCAAAAATTTTATCTCCGGGCTGTTTACTGATTGTGGCGCTTTCTCCTGTGATAAAGCTGTTGTCAATATTTCCTTCGCCGTTAATCAGAATAGCATCAACAGGAATGATTTCCTGATTTCTAACCAAAATTCTGTCACCGATTTTTATTTCGGAAAGAAGAATATTATCCTGTTTTCCATCAAAATCAACCTTAGTTACAGCAATGGGATAAAAAGATTTGTAATCTCTATCATAGGAAAGCGCATTGTAAGTTCTTTTCTGAAAGATTTTACCTAAAAGCATGAAGAATAAAAGCCCGCACAATGTATCGAAATATCCTGGTCCATAATCCGTTACGATCTCGTAAAGACTTCGCCCGAAAAGAACAATAATTCCCAAAACGATAGGAACATCAATGTTGACAATTTTATTTTTTAATCCATACCAAGCCGATTTATAATAGTCAGACGCTGAATAGAATACAACAGGAACGGCCAAAAGGCACATCAGGGTTCTGAAAAGACCTTTGTAATGGTCCATCCAATAATCTTCTCCGCCTACATATTCCGGGAAGGCTAAAAACATTCCGTTACCGAAGGCAAAAGCTGCAATCGCAAATTTTACCAATAGAGATTTGTCGAGATGATCAACGTTTTTGTCTGCAGTTTCAAGGCTAATGACAGGTTTGTATCCTAAATTGGTTAAAAAGTTAGCTAATTCGCTTAATTTTAATTCGTTATGGTTGAAAGAGATCTGTAAGGTCTTTCTGGTGAAATTAACCTGAGAATACTTAATGTTTTTATTTAAAGTATGAAGGCTTTCCAATAGCCAAATGCAAGATGAACAGTGGATTACCGGGATTTTGAATGTGACCAGACTTGTTCCTCCTTCCGAAAAATCGGTGATCTTATCAAAAATTTCAGGAGTATCTAAATAATCAAACTGAGTGGAGTTTTCATCACTTGGACGAATTCCGGCTCTCTTATTCAGTTCGTAGAAATTACTTAAATTATTGGTATTCAGAATTTCGTAGACAGATTTGCAGCCGTTGCAACAAAAGACTTTTTCGTCAAACAGAATTTGTTCCTTTTCTATCCCTTGACCACAATGAAAACAGTTCTCGCTCACCTTCATAAATTATTGAAGCACAAAATTATAACAATTTTTTTTGTTTATCGAGTTAAAAAGTTCTATTTTTGTGATAAATGTCATATTAAAATGCCGCAGGAACAACAGCTCGCTATTGAAGAAAGATTTGCCAGAGTTTTTAATGATAAATCATTCAAAGAAAGACTTTCTAATGCAGATTTTGAGAAATACATTAGCGCAAAGAAAAAAATGAGTTTTCAAAAGCATGACATCATTTTCGAAGACGGAGAAATCCCAAAAGGAGTATATGTTTTGGAAAAAGGTGCTGCTAAACTATCTAAATCAGGAGCTTTTGGAAAAGACCAGATTTTAAGATTTATAAAAGAAGGCGATATCATCGGGTATCGTGCTCTGCTTTGTGGCGAGAATTTTCAGGCAAAAGCTGAAGCTATGACAGATGTTGAGTGTACTTTCCTTCCTTCAGATGTTTTCATGCACCTCTTGGAGGTTGATTCTCAGCTTTCATTTGTGATGCTTCAGAAAATTTCTTATGAATTGGGGGAGTCTTCCAACACCATCACTTTCCTGGCTCAGAAAACAGTGAGAGAAAGATTAGCAGAAATATTATTGCTTCTTGAGCAAAAATTAGGAGTAGATCCGGAAGGATTTATCAAGATTTCTTTAACAAGAGAAGAAATTGCAAACATTATCGGGACGGCAACAGAAAGCGCCATCCGTTTGATTTCCGAGTTTAAACAAGATAGTCTTATCGAAGTAGACGGGAGAAATATCAAAATTCTTAACCACGACAAATTAATGAAACTAGGTCACGTAGTTTTATAAAAATCATACGAAACTTTAAGTCGGCTTAGGGCCGACTTTTTAACTTTAAAAAATAGATACATTATGTCTGTTCATTCTGAGATTAAGAAAGTTACCACTGAAACCTTGCGTAAAATGAAATTCGACAAGGAAAAAATAACAATGCTGACGGCGTACGATTTCACGACTGCAAAAATGGTAGATGCAGGAGGAATAGATGCGGTTTTGATAGGGGATTCTGCAGCCAATGTAATGGCAGGCTTTGAAACAACACTGCCTATTACTTTAGATCAGATGATTTATCATTCTCAAAGTGTCGTGAGAGGGACCGACAGAGCTTTGGTTGTTGCGGATTTGCCTTTCGGAACTTATCAGAGTAATCCCGAAAAAGCATTGGAATCTGCGGTTAGGATGATGAAAGAAGGTGGTGCACATGCTGTGAAAATTGAAGGAGGTAAGGAAATCTCAAAATCTATTAAAAAAATTATCAATGCCGGAATTCCGGTGATGGGACATCTTGGATTGACACCACAGTCTATTTATAAATTCGGAACCTATAAAGTAAGAGCTAAAGAAGAAGCTGAAGCTGAAAAACT harbors:
- the ccoS gene encoding cbb3-type cytochrome oxidase assembly protein CcoS; translation: MDILYLMILCSVSLAAIFLVVFIVYAKKGQFEDDESPAVRILFDDEVKEEEIGNKETDKKEIGK
- a CDS encoding Crp/Fnr family transcriptional regulator gives rise to the protein MPQEQQLAIEERFARVFNDKSFKERLSNADFEKYISAKKKMSFQKHDIIFEDGEIPKGVYVLEKGAAKLSKSGAFGKDQILRFIKEGDIIGYRALLCGENFQAKAEAMTDVECTFLPSDVFMHLLEVDSQLSFVMLQKISYELGESSNTITFLAQKTVRERLAEILLLLEQKLGVDPEGFIKISLTREEIANIIGTATESAIRLISEFKQDSLIEVDGRNIKILNHDKLMKLGHVVL
- the panB gene encoding 3-methyl-2-oxobutanoate hydroxymethyltransferase: MSVHSEIKKVTTETLRKMKFDKEKITMLTAYDFTTAKMVDAGGIDAVLIGDSAANVMAGFETTLPITLDQMIYHSQSVVRGTDRALVVADLPFGTYQSNPEKALESAVRMMKEGGAHAVKIEGGKEISKSIKKIINAGIPVMGHLGLTPQSIYKFGTYKVRAKEEAEAEKLIADALLLEELGCFSVVLEKIPAELAKKVTESISIPTIGIGAGPHCDGQVLVYHDMVGMNKGFSPKFLRRYLDLYTEITGAVAQFVKDVKSQDFPNENESY
- a CDS encoding heavy metal translocating P-type ATPase, whose translation is MSENCFHCGQGIEKEQILFDEKVFCCNGCKSVYEILNTNNLSNFYELNKRAGIRPSDENSTQFDYLDTPEIFDKITDFSEGGTSLVTFKIPVIHCSSCIWLLESLHTLNKNIKYSQVNFTRKTLQISFNHNELKLSELANFLTNLGYKPVISLETADKNVDHLDKSLLVKFAIAAFAFGNGMFLAFPEYVGGEDYWMDHYKGLFRTLMCLLAVPVVFYSASDYYKSAWYGLKNKIVNIDVPIVLGIIVLFGRSLYEIVTDYGPGYFDTLCGLLFFMLLGKIFQKRTYNALSYDRDYKSFYPIAVTKVDFDGKQDNILLSEIKIGDRILVRNQEIIPVDAILINGEGNIDNSFITGESATISKQPGDKIFAGGKQIGSSLELEVIKNVDQSYLTQLWNKEAFKKHETGLDTLTNNISKYFTFIILGIALLSGIYWATVDLEKMFQVISAILIIACPCALALSAPFTFGHIMRILGRNKFYVKDTLTIEKIAKLDTIVFDKTGTITHRKKSNIKYEGSEIQDFDLQNIKTLLKNSNHPLSKSLYEFIEINDDYFPVENFMEISGKGYEANVRGNIYKIGSASYNNQESKNLETAVYISKNDEFLGKFIFKNEYRPGLANLFKKLTGYKIFILSGDNSFEESQLKQLIPNYQGMAFNQNPEDKLNYIKTLQDKNLKVAMLGDGLNDAGALKQSNVGIAIADDTNSFTPSSDVIMNGEKVVTLDKYLNVCKGSITIVKMTFIISFLYNVIGLSYAVTGHMHPLFAALIMPASSITVVSFTTLSTWILGRKYFKKQA